A genomic stretch from Moraxella nasicaprae includes:
- the murD gene encoding UDP-N-acetylmuramoyl-L-alanine--D-glutamate ligase: MNAQRYTVIGLGGSGLSAVNFLAAQGHQVAVTDQNPAPALADKLPSGVMRAFGAIDGQMLLDSDCIIISPGVDPRIKAVVDAKQAGVRVISDVQLFIETLKEIDQKQAKHTPIIAITGSNAKSTVTTLVGQMAANAGVVVGVGGNIGTPALELLTIAGLQMVVLELSSFQLEHIYDLSADVATVLNISADHLDRHDGMADYLAQKLKIFEGAKAAVICQDDATLAKECQQSLTKVAKIITTASQSDQPADFSLAQMAGELVLCHGQEVLLNANRLKVKGKHNLLNALSALALGQAVGLPMTAMLDTLVNFKGLPHRCEYVDEVAGKAYFNDSKGTNIGSTLAAIDGLGVVYGEQSLALILGGQGKGQDFGQLADEVYRWANGVYLIGADAALIEQDLLGKYPNLADRLHQVAILDKAVVLASQSDAKAVLLSPACASLDQFKNYGERGDRFVELVKSL, encoded by the coding sequence ATGAATGCACAACGGTACACGGTCATTGGTCTGGGCGGTTCAGGCTTATCGGCGGTTAATTTTTTGGCGGCACAGGGGCATCAGGTTGCTGTCACTGACCAAAATCCTGCCCCAGCATTGGCGGATAAATTACCATCTGGTGTGATGCGTGCTTTTGGGGCGATTGATGGGCAAATGTTGTTGGATAGTGATTGTATCATCATCAGTCCAGGTGTTGACCCACGCATCAAGGCGGTTGTGGACGCTAAGCAGGCAGGCGTGCGTGTCATCAGCGATGTACAGCTTTTTATTGAGACTCTAAAAGAGATTGACCAAAAACAGGCAAAACACACTCCCATCATTGCCATCACAGGGTCGAATGCCAAAAGCACGGTAACGACTTTGGTTGGACAAATGGCAGCCAATGCAGGCGTTGTGGTTGGTGTGGGCGGCAATATCGGCACGCCAGCCTTAGAGCTGCTGACCATCGCAGGGCTGCAAATGGTGGTGCTAGAATTATCCAGTTTTCAGCTTGAACACATCTATGACTTATCTGCTGATGTGGCGACCGTGCTAAATATCTCAGCCGACCATCTTGACCGTCATGATGGCATGGCAGATTATCTTGCCCAAAAATTAAAAATCTTTGAAGGAGCAAAAGCGGCGGTGATTTGCCAAGATGACGCTACCCTTGCCAAAGAGTGCCAGCAATCTTTGACCAAAGTTGCCAAAATCATCACGACCGCCAGTCAGTCTGACCAGCCAGCGGATTTTTCTTTGGCACAGATGGCAGGCGAGCTGGTCTTGTGTCATGGACAAGAGGTTTTGCTAAATGCCAACCGCCTAAAAGTCAAAGGCAAGCACAACTTACTTAATGCCTTGTCTGCATTGGCATTGGGGCAAGCAGTCGGTCTGCCAATGACGGCAATGCTTGATACTTTGGTGAATTTTAAGGGCTTGCCACATCGCTGTGAATATGTCGATGAGGTGGCTGGCAAGGCTTATTTTAATGATTCAAAAGGCACTAACATTGGCTCAACGCTTGCCGCCATTGATGGCTTGGGCGTGGTCTATGGCGAGCAGTCGCTTGCGTTGATTTTGGGTGGTCAAGGCAAGGGGCAGGATTTTGGGCAGCTGGCTGATGAGGTGTATCGCTGGGCAAATGGCGTGTATCTGATTGGTGCAGATGCAGCACTGATTGAGCAGGATTTGCTTGGTAAATACCCCAATCTGGCGGACAGACTACATCAGGTGGCCATCTTGGATAAGGCGGTCGTGCTTGCCAGCCAAAGTGATGCTAAGGCGGTGCTATTATCTCCTGCTTGTGCTAGCCTTGACCAATTTAAAAATTATGGCGAACGAGGCGATAGATTTGTTGAACTGGTCAAATCGTTATAA
- a CDS encoding P-II family nitrogen regulator, with protein MKLISAIIKPFKLDDVREALSDIGINGITITEVKGFGRQKGHTEMYRGAEYVVDFLPKIKIEVACPDTMVDTIIEAIISAANTGKIGDGKIFVTPLEQVIRIRTGELNDDAL; from the coding sequence ATGAAACTGATTTCTGCGATTATCAAGCCATTTAAGCTAGACGATGTGCGTGAGGCATTGTCCGATATTGGTATCAACGGCATTACCATCACCGAAGTCAAAGGATTTGGCAGACAAAAAGGTCATACCGAGATGTATCGTGGGGCAGAATATGTCGTGGATTTTTTACCAAAAATCAAAATCGAAGTCGCCTGTCCAGATACCATGGTTGATACCATCATCGAAGCCATCATATCGGCTGCTAATACTGGTAAGATTGGCGATGGCAAGATTTTTGTTACCCCATTGGAGCAAGTCATTCGCATTCGCACAGGCGAGCTTAACGATGATGCACTATGA
- a CDS encoding Fur family transcriptional regulator — protein sequence MNQHTHHCHHHNVYHEHDHNPATRMAEAKAHCLERGVRFTPLREQVFELILEADRPMGAYDLISALQVKRQDDPIKSGKNIAPPTVYRSLEFLLDEGLIHQLSSINAYVPCCHPRSQHAAAFLICNRCQKVEECSNPPVQSILDFATNDASFAVERTVIELKGICRDCQAH from the coding sequence ATGAATCAACATACCCATCATTGCCATCATCACAATGTGTATCACGAACACGACCACAATCCAGCCACTCGTATGGCAGAAGCCAAAGCACACTGTCTAGAACGAGGCGTGCGTTTCACACCACTTCGTGAACAGGTTTTTGAGCTGATTTTGGAGGCCGACAGACCAATGGGTGCGTACGATTTAATCAGTGCCTTGCAAGTCAAACGCCAAGATGACCCCATCAAATCTGGCAAAAATATCGCACCACCAACTGTTTATCGCTCGCTAGAATTTTTATTGGACGAGGGCTTGATTCATCAGCTAAGCTCCATCAATGCCTATGTGCCATGCTGTCACCCACGCTCACAGCACGCTGCGGCATTTTTGATTTGCAATCGTTGCCAAAAGGTCGAAGAATGCAGCAATCCACCCGTGCAATCTATCCTAGACTTTGCCACCAATGATGCCAGCTTTGCCGTTGAACGCACCGTCATTGAGCTAAAAGGCATTTGCCGTGACTGCCAAGCACACTAA
- the atpB gene encoding F0F1 ATP synthase subunit A produces the protein MAGEQTSTEYIAHHLTNWTYGYHPELGWKVAHDATEKAQMGFMAIHVDSMLWSIGLGIFFLLLFWAVGRKATSGVPTKFQAFIEMIVDFVDNSVRESYNGPSKLIAPLSLTIFVWIFLMNLMDLVPIDWIPTLAMKVGEAMGHDPHHVFFKIVPTTDPNITLGMAIGVFFLIIGFGLKYKGVSGFVAEFTLHPFSAKNPILQAILIPINLVLEIVTLLAKPISLGLRLFGNMYAGELIFILIALMPFWIQWALSVPWAIFHILVITLQAFVFMMLTIVYLSLISAESEH, from the coding sequence ATGGCAGGCGAACAGACATCTACTGAATATATTGCTCACCATTTGACCAATTGGACTTATGGATACCACCCAGAGCTTGGCTGGAAAGTGGCACACGATGCCACCGAAAAAGCACAGATGGGCTTTATGGCAATCCATGTGGATTCGATGCTATGGTCGATTGGTTTGGGTATTTTCTTTTTGCTGCTTTTTTGGGCGGTAGGTCGCAAGGCGACTTCTGGCGTTCCAACTAAGTTTCAAGCCTTTATTGAGATGATTGTTGATTTCGTCGATAATAGCGTGCGTGAATCATACAATGGACCATCAAAACTCATCGCACCATTGTCTTTGACAATTTTTGTGTGGATTTTCTTGATGAACTTGATGGACCTTGTGCCTATCGACTGGATTCCAACTTTGGCTATGAAAGTTGGTGAGGCGATGGGGCATGATCCGCATCATGTATTCTTTAAGATTGTACCAACTACTGACCCTAACATCACTTTGGGTATGGCGATTGGTGTATTCTTCTTGATTATCGGCTTTGGTCTGAAATATAAAGGCGTGAGTGGTTTTGTGGCGGAATTTACTTTGCACCCGTTTAGTGCTAAGAATCCAATCTTGCAAGCCATTTTAATCCCAATCAACCTAGTACTAGAAATTGTTACTCTATTGGCGAAGCCTATCTCATTGGGTCTGCGTCTATTTGGTAACATGTACGCAGGTGAGCTTATCTTTATCTTGATTGCACTGATGCCGTTTTGGATTCAGTGGGCATTGTCAGTGCCTTGGGCAATCTTCCATATTTTGGTTATTACACTTCAGGCGTTCGTATTTATGATGTTGACGATTGTTTATCTGTCGTTGATTTCAGCAGAATCCGAACATTAA
- a CDS encoding FtsW/RodA/SpoVE family cell cycle protein, which yields MSSSLFDLFKDRMAGSVNRVEGLSFLPKASTVLVVSLFLLISLSLLMIASASIPFATKHELHQMYFFRNQLMYVVLGLMAGWTVYKVPLKLYCSFGFVVASFITMLALLFSTLILGSKINGATRWISLGVLNFQVAELCKAVMVLVTAEYVVRRSADVRESLMQSWRLAIWFLPTVVLLMAQPDYGSFVMVVATALVIIFVSGVPVRHIVIAAGSAASVFAVFALSSSYRRERVMAMSDPFSDVQDTGYQLANSLIAFGRGGVTGVGYGDSVQKLSHLPEAHTDFLLAITAEELGVLGVLFVLLLEFLIIASIMAISYTALKRRQLRLSYTTFGFAVIIFGQTVINAGMNMGLLPTKGLTLPFYSYGGSSILIMLMMVGYILQVDKKSESIFLNKENSRY from the coding sequence ATGTCCAGTTCATTATTTGATTTATTTAAAGACCGTATGGCAGGTTCGGTGAATCGTGTCGAGGGCTTGTCTTTTTTGCCTAAGGCGAGCACGGTGTTGGTGGTCAGTTTATTTTTGCTCATCAGCCTAAGCCTGTTGATGATTGCATCAGCGTCCATTCCGTTTGCAACCAAACATGAACTGCATCAGATGTATTTTTTTCGTAATCAGCTGATGTATGTGGTGCTGGGTTTGATGGCAGGTTGGACGGTGTATAAAGTACCGTTGAAACTGTACTGCTCGTTTGGCTTTGTGGTGGCGTCATTCATCACGATGCTGGCACTGCTATTTTCCACTTTGATTTTAGGCTCAAAGATTAACGGTGCAACTCGCTGGATTAGTCTTGGGGTGCTGAATTTTCAAGTGGCGGAGCTGTGTAAAGCGGTGATGGTCTTGGTGACGGCAGAATATGTCGTGCGTCGTTCGGCTGATGTGCGTGAAAGCCTGATGCAAAGTTGGCGGTTGGCGATTTGGTTTTTGCCTACGGTGGTGCTATTGATGGCACAGCCTGACTATGGTAGCTTTGTGATGGTGGTGGCGACAGCATTGGTCATCATCTTTGTGTCTGGGGTACCAGTGCGTCATATTGTGATTGCAGCTGGCTCGGCAGCGAGTGTGTTTGCGGTCTTTGCCTTATCAAGTAGCTATCGCCGTGAGCGTGTGATGGCGATGTCAGACCCATTTAGTGATGTACAGGATACAGGTTATCAGCTTGCCAATAGTTTGATTGCCTTTGGGCGTGGTGGCGTGACAGGGGTAGGTTATGGCGATAGTGTTCAGAAATTATCGCATTTGCCAGAAGCACACACTGACTTTTTGCTTGCCATTACAGCCGAAGAATTGGGCGTGCTGGGTGTATTGTTTGTGCTTTTATTGGAGTTTTTAATCATTGCCTCTATTATGGCAATCAGCTACACCGCTCTAAAACGCCGCCAGCTAAGATTAAGCTATACCACTTTTGGTTTTGCGGTCATCATCTTTGGGCAGACGGTCATTAACGCAGGCATGAACATGGGTCTATTGCCAACCAAAGGCTTGACCTTGCCATTTTATAGCTATGGCGGTTCGTCTATACTGATTATGTTGATGATGGTTGGCTATATTTTACAGGTGGACAAAAAAAGCGAATCCATCTTTTTGAATAAAGAAAACAGCAGATATTGA
- the gluQRS gene encoding tRNA glutamyl-Q(34) synthetase GluQRS encodes MAITTPIGRFAPSPTHHLHLGSLTTAVASFCHIKSLGGQWLLRIEDIDLQRCKPQYADSILNDLDKLGLHWDGEVIYQSNRLDIYQAYLDEQLKSLSYACHCSRKQLDAHRASNPVPQSLNSPIIYPRLCLHAQHDWQHTDSKIRLQLPDVATAFVDGIQGIIWDNPAKSLGDVVVKRQNGLFNYVLVCAIDDGLQGITHLMRGIDIMPMTVAQLHIIKVCRLSLPNYIYHLPLIYNTDGQKLSKQNLATPIDTTQPAQLLYQALTLLGQPTDSDMPNARPKEILDFAVKHWDNTPLLGRTHLAYGQ; translated from the coding sequence ATGGCGATAACCACTCCCATCGGTAGGTTTGCTCCATCGCCCACGCACCATTTACATTTAGGCTCGCTGACCACTGCGGTGGCGAGCTTTTGTCATATCAAGTCGCTGGGCGGTCAGTGGCTACTTCGTATCGAAGACATTGACTTGCAAAGATGTAAGCCACAATACGCTGACAGCATTCTAAATGACTTAGATAAACTGGGTCTGCATTGGGACGGTGAGGTCATCTACCAATCCAATCGCTTAGACATCTACCAAGCATATCTTGATGAACAACTAAAATCACTCAGTTATGCCTGTCATTGTTCCAGAAAACAGCTGGACGCTCATCGTGCCAGCAATCCTGTTCCCCAAAGTCTTAATAGCCCCATCATCTACCCAAGATTGTGTTTGCACGCTCAGCACGATTGGCAGCACACCGACAGCAAGATTCGCTTGCAACTGCCCGATGTGGCGACGGCATTTGTTGATGGTATTCAGGGTATTATCTGGGATAATCCTGCCAAAAGTCTGGGCGATGTGGTGGTCAAACGCCAAAATGGGCTATTTAACTATGTACTGGTCTGTGCCATTGATGATGGACTTCAAGGCATCACACATCTGATGCGTGGCATTGACATCATGCCCATGACAGTCGCTCAGCTACACATCATCAAAGTTTGTCGATTGTCTTTGCCCAATTATATTTATCATCTGCCTTTGATTTATAATACCGATGGACAAAAACTTTCCAAGCAAAATCTTGCCACACCCATTGATACCACACAACCTGCCCAACTGCTTTATCAGGCATTGACGCTATTGGGTCAGCCCACAGATTCTGATATGCCAAATGCCCGCCCCAAAGAGATTTTGGATTTTGCTGTTAAACATTGGGATAATACCCCTTTGCTTGGGCGTACCCACTTGGCATACGGTCAATAA
- a CDS encoding metal ABC transporter solute-binding protein, Zn/Mn family has protein sequence MTVIKKLAILALAVGVSLMQVATAGVVSVSNYPLALLSNAVTKGNHDAKILLEAGDVGHHGSLSPSKVKLIEESDFVVWFGQDLEQNLVKTLADAPNDIALLDFDAFRRLPLRNLDGTAKADSQDVHLWLDPQNAKAIVRALAVIHGHANPEYREQYANNAQEFAKRLDEVVATFDQQQSLPYWAYHDSFQYIEQAIGLKFAGALTPDHHLAPKASQFRLLNEHRPAKQMCLASQNDVSDGIKNKLGNVKTSIHQEDMSDGEEDFVAAWQALANSLVACAKP, from the coding sequence ATGACCGTGATTAAAAAATTAGCCATACTTGCATTGGCGGTGGGTGTTTCTTTGATGCAGGTGGCGACAGCGGGCGTGGTTAGCGTCAGTAATTATCCGTTGGCACTATTAAGTAATGCAGTCACCAAAGGTAATCACGATGCCAAAATATTGCTGGAAGCTGGTGATGTTGGGCATCATGGCTCCTTGTCGCCCAGTAAAGTCAAGCTGATTGAAGAGAGTGATTTTGTGGTGTGGTTTGGTCAGGATTTGGAACAAAATTTGGTCAAAACTTTGGCTGACGCACCCAATGATATTGCCTTACTTGACTTTGACGCTTTTCGCCGTTTGCCTCTAAGAAATTTAGATGGAACGGCAAAAGCAGACAGCCAAGATGTGCATTTGTGGCTAGATCCACAAAACGCCAAAGCCATCGTGCGAGCGTTGGCGGTCATTCATGGACATGCCAATCCAGAATATCGTGAGCAATATGCCAATAATGCCCAAGAGTTTGCCAAACGACTGGACGAAGTTGTGGCGACTTTTGACCAGCAGCAGTCCTTGCCGTATTGGGCGTATCATGACTCTTTTCAATATATCGAGCAGGCAATCGGGCTAAAATTTGCAGGAGCATTAACGCCTGACCATCATCTTGCACCAAAAGCAAGCCAATTTCGCCTTCTTAATGAACATCGTCCAGCCAAACAGATGTGCTTAGCCTCACAAAATGATGTCTCAGACGGCATAAAAAACAAGCTTGGCAATGTCAAAACCAGCATTCATCAAGAAGACATGAGCGATGGCGAAGAAGATTTTGTGGCAGCATGGCAGGCGTTGGCAAACAGCCTTGTTGCTTGTGCTAAGCCGTGA
- the atpE gene encoding F0F1 ATP synthase subunit C: MDPVIAQYTLLAVALLIGAGALATGIGFAILGGKFLESTARQPELGSQLQTKMFIVAGLLDAVPMIGVGIAMLLLFANPFA, encoded by the coding sequence ATGGATCCAGTAATCGCTCAGTACACTCTACTTGCAGTAGCTCTACTAATCGGTGCAGGTGCACTAGCAACAGGTATCGGCTTTGCTATCCTAGGCGGTAAATTCCTTGAAAGCACTGCTCGTCAGCCAGAACTAGGCTCACAACTACAAACTAAAATGTTTATTGTAGCAGGTCTGCTTGACGCCGTACCAATGATTGGTGTTGGTATCGCAATGCTACTATTGTTCGCCAACCCATTCGCATAA
- the dksA gene encoding RNA polymerase-binding protein DksA — protein sequence MNTITNFTPYEPAKDEEYMSDGQLAHFHSILTNWRHELITEAERTKNYIHEETNTMPDINDRATQEEEFALALRTRDRERKLIRKIEKSLAEIESGDYGFCETCGTEIGLRRLEARPTATQCIDCKTLSEIKEKQNLG from the coding sequence ATGAATACAATAACCAATTTTACCCCTTATGAGCCAGCAAAAGACGAAGAATACATGTCTGATGGTCAGTTAGCACATTTTCACAGCATCTTGACCAACTGGCGACATGAACTAATCACGGAAGCTGAACGCACCAAAAATTATATTCATGAAGAAACCAATACCATGCCAGACATCAACGACCGTGCCACCCAAGAAGAAGAATTTGCTTTGGCATTGCGTACCAGAGACCGTGAACGCAAGCTGATTCGCAAAATCGAAAAATCATTGGCAGAAATTGAGTCAGGCGATTATGGATTTTGTGAAACTTGTGGCACAGAAATCGGTTTGCGTCGCCTAGAAGCTCGCCCAACCGCCACTCAGTGCATCGATTGCAAAACCCTATCTGAAATCAAAGAAAAACAAAATTTGGGTTGA
- a CDS encoding F0F1 ATP synthase subunit B, translating into MINLTIIGQLIAFAIFVLFCMKFVWPPLIGAINERQRKIEEGLNAAEKAKADLASAEKQVEQEFAAAKTEAASIIERANKTANQMIEDAKAQARLEGERIIAQAKSTVEQEVAQSREELRKQVAQLAVLGAEKILQDKVNEQEHASMLDQLAAKL; encoded by the coding sequence ATGATCAATCTAACCATTATCGGTCAGTTGATTGCGTTTGCGATTTTTGTGCTATTTTGCATGAAATTCGTATGGCCGCCACTGATCGGCGCGATTAATGAGCGTCAACGCAAAATTGAAGAAGGCTTAAATGCCGCCGAAAAAGCCAAAGCAGATTTGGCTTCTGCTGAAAAGCAAGTTGAACAAGAATTTGCTGCAGCAAAAACAGAAGCAGCTTCCATCATTGAGCGTGCAAACAAAACCGCCAATCAGATGATTGAAGATGCAAAAGCTCAAGCACGCCTTGAAGGCGAGCGTATCATTGCCCAAGCCAAATCGACTGTTGAGCAAGAAGTTGCCCAATCTCGTGAAGAGCTTAGAAAGCAAGTCGCTCAATTGGCTGTTTTGGGTGCAGAAAAGATTTTGCAAGACAAAGTCAATGAACAAGAACACGCCAGCATGCTTGACCAGTTGGCGGCTAAGCTGTAA
- a CDS encoding ATP synthase subunit I, which yields MRPAKPNQKHLVQQAQKQQRWLALGVLAVVFVLDIIWWHEERGLVTKGMALGMGLAYLAHHIFTWFAYKDTSIRHREQIVHNLYLGQMLKWAVSLLGFAVIFWQFRTDAVWAVIVGYFVMQLLQAMAFLLVKNKI from the coding sequence ATGAGACCTGCTAAGCCCAATCAAAAGCACTTAGTCCAACAAGCCCAAAAGCAGCAACGATGGCTGGCCTTGGGCGTGCTGGCGGTCGTGTTTGTGCTGGACATCATCTGGTGGCATGAAGAGCGTGGTTTGGTCACCAAAGGCATGGCGTTGGGCATGGGATTGGCTTATTTGGCTCATCATATTTTTACTTGGTTCGCTTATAAAGATACCAGTATCAGACATCGTGAGCAGATTGTTCATAATTTATATTTAGGACAGATGCTAAAATGGGCGGTGTCTTTGCTGGGTTTTGCGGTTATTTTTTGGCAGTTTCGCACTGATGCTGTTTGGGCGGTCATCGTTGGCTATTTTGTCATGCAATTACTACAAGCAATGGCATTTTTATTGGTCAAAAATAAAATTTAA
- a CDS encoding metal ABC transporter ATP-binding protein → MGYRIDGRDLLHHINLQILPNEMISLIGPNGAGKSTLVKIILGLIQPTAGQIHKQSQAISYVPQRFSVPNVLPLRVQDLLAQADKKRLNAPQTDHVYQQLNITSLLTRQIHHLSGGETQRVLLARALLDKPDLLILDEPMQGLDPESEAWLYQFIDQMPDFLQCAMLVVSHDLHWVLKGSRRVICLNKHICCQGVPSQITEAPEFIQLFGYQAPYIHQHTHCEHHPNHSL, encoded by the coding sequence ATCGGCTATCGTATTGATGGTCGGGATTTGTTGCACCACATCAATTTACAAATCCTGCCAAACGAGATGATTAGCTTGATTGGCCCTAATGGAGCTGGTAAATCCACTTTGGTAAAAATCATCTTGGGTTTAATCCAGCCAACCGCAGGGCAAATTCACAAACAAAGTCAAGCCATCAGCTATGTCCCGCAGCGATTTAGCGTACCAAATGTACTGCCGTTACGAGTGCAAGATTTGCTTGCTCAGGCTGACAAAAAACGCCTAAATGCACCGCAAACAGACCATGTGTATCAACAACTCAACATCACGTCCCTGCTAACCCGTCAAATTCACCATCTGTCTGGTGGCGAAACACAGCGGGTTCTACTGGCAAGAGCTTTGCTGGATAAGCCAGATTTGCTGATTTTGGATGAGCCAATGCAAGGACTTGACCCAGAAAGCGAGGCATGGCTGTATCAATTCATTGACCAAATGCCTGATTTTTTGCAATGTGCCATGTTGGTGGTTTCACACGATTTGCATTGGGTACTCAAAGGTTCTCGCAGAGTGATTTGTCTTAATAAACACATCTGCTGTCAAGGTGTGCCAAGCCAAATTACCGAAGCACCTGAATTTATCCAATTATTTGGCTATCAAGCACCCTACATTCATCAGCACACACATTGTGAACATCATCCAAATCACTCATTATGA
- a CDS encoding metallophosphoesterase, which translates to MKPIIIPHRSSTFHIAQISDLHLTDTAFDNPTVQNFQAVLALALASQPDLILLTGDLVNDGNSTIYDWLFGQLHQTNIPFFAIAGNHDVTHEIGVHLPFEQRWHLPITADDRLRHCQQLLIGDTTPYWQILLLDSSVLGQEHGHLDAQALAWLDRTLANQHAPAIIVLHHHPVAVGSAWIDALMLDNAHEFWQVIDQHPHAQHIICGHAHQAHTLTAPTRHPCTVLTCPATARQFLPFSDTFCLDAQTSGFRWICLDTTQTLKSYIKRL; encoded by the coding sequence ATGAAACCCATTATCATTCCCCATCGCTCCTCTACCTTCCACATCGCTCAAATCAGCGATTTGCACTTAACCGACACCGCCTTTGATAACCCAACCGTCCAAAATTTTCAAGCGGTGTTGGCACTTGCTCTTGCCAGTCAGCCAGATTTAATACTCCTGACAGGCGATTTGGTGAATGATGGCAATAGCACCATCTACGACTGGCTATTTGGGCAATTACACCAAACAAACATACCCTTTTTTGCCATTGCAGGCAATCATGATGTGACACATGAGATTGGCGTGCATTTACCGTTTGAACAGCGATGGCACTTGCCAATCACGGCTGATGACCGCTTGCGTCATTGTCAGCAGCTACTCATTGGCGATACAACACCTTATTGGCAAATTTTATTACTAGATTCATCGGTATTGGGGCAAGAACATGGGCATTTGGACGCACAAGCTCTTGCTTGGCTGGATAGAACTTTGGCAAATCAGCACGCACCTGCAATCATTGTACTGCACCATCACCCCGTTGCCGTTGGGTCGGCTTGGATTGATGCCTTGATGTTAGATAATGCTCATGAGTTTTGGCAAGTCATCGACCAACACCCTCATGCACAGCACATCATCTGTGGGCACGCTCATCAAGCCCACACCCTAACCGCTCCCACACGCCACCCCTGTACCGTGCTGACCTGCCCTGCGACAGCTCGACAATTTTTGCCATTTTCTGACACATTTTGTCTTGATGCTCAAACATCTGGCTTTCGATGGATTTGTCTAGACACCACACAAACACTCAAAAGTTACATAAAACGGCTATAA
- a CDS encoding metal ABC transporter permease → MNEWLPIIAPAWIAGSILALLSAPLGCLVLWRRMAFFSDTLAHGALLGVALAVWLNLPADLGIAIISLLVVIVLTFLKDSRLPNDASLAVLAATLLCLGLLTLTQLTQQQANVLGFLFGNLLDIDWADLPRLASLVLLGLLFLRWIWSAQVKLATSEALAQIQGINPTKQYVFFMGLLAGFCAVALQAVGSLLISGLLILPALIARLLARSPTMMVVLSVIFAQIAVTLGIWGSVWLDIQSGLAIVLVLALGFFGLFIINKLGMR, encoded by the coding sequence ATGAACGAATGGCTTCCCATCATCGCCCCTGCTTGGATTGCAGGTTCAATCTTGGCTCTACTATCTGCACCGCTAGGCTGTTTGGTGCTGTGGCGTCGTATGGCGTTTTTTTCAGATACGCTGGCTCATGGTGCATTGCTGGGAGTGGCGTTGGCAGTTTGGCTCAACCTGCCTGCTGATTTAGGCATTGCCATCATCAGTTTGCTGGTCGTGATTGTATTAACCTTCCTAAAAGACAGCCGACTGCCAAATGATGCCTCCTTGGCAGTATTGGCGGCAACACTACTGTGTTTAGGCTTATTAACCCTAACCCAACTGACTCAGCAACAAGCCAATGTCTTGGGGTTTTTGTTTGGCAATCTATTAGATATTGACTGGGCGGATTTGCCACGACTTGCCAGCCTAGTGCTGCTTGGGCTTTTATTTCTTAGATGGATTTGGTCAGCACAGGTCAAACTTGCCACCTCAGAAGCCCTAGCACAAATTCAAGGCATCAACCCAACCAAGCAGTATGTATTCTTTATGGGACTGCTGGCTGGATTTTGTGCTGTTGCCTTGCAGGCGGTTGGTAGTTTACTCATCAGCGGACTGCTGATTTTGCCCGCCTTAATCGCCAGATTGCTGGCTCGCTCGCCAACGATGATGGTGGTTTTATCCGTCATCTTTGCCCAAATCGCCGTCACACTTGGCATTTGGGGTAGTGTCTGGCTGGACATTCAGTCAGGGCTTGCCATCGTACTGGTGCTGGCATTGGGGTTTTTTGGCTTATTCATCATCAATAAGCTGGGTATGCGATGA